A section of the Festucalex cinctus isolate MCC-2025b chromosome 9, RoL_Fcin_1.0, whole genome shotgun sequence genome encodes:
- the LOC144025621 gene encoding transforming growth factor beta activator LRRC33-like: MVKHMLANLLLLWSLGHWIHTTGKIDDGPKEQSWRNQNLDSIPLDLDVRLRSLDLSNNVIRRLHTLDLPYLEQLDLSSNQLELISEGALGDLALLEKLNLSMNALNNNLDGNSKGLQSIGGLKNLDISLNSLGYEATKLYLRNKSSLEQLKMSGNSLTWLTHYLFKESENLRSIIIDDNLISTIDSGTFEPLGKLEDLNLAKNNLVYICDFKLQKVKYLNLSRNSIEFFVTAEDNHMYNLEILDLSHNKLLYFPILPKFNQLKYLYLHHNLVGTLTSEKSMVSEVNSLYNEIVRKGDFRIRKNKLHSTWRMMPLIYIDLSYNHFTSFPLETLSLLSSLEGLDFSFNCVQNLTWNVRHESASQYHRQLYFHSLKYLNMQSNGLVSVSPLFLKALTQVETLNLQDNSVQPCAPVGQVYSSLSPQQLNVNSSCVAFGKLKTLKHLSLEDNNIKILQANAFQQSSLVSLNLARNSHMVMQVDSLDDIKETLRSLTISEVNMTNSELFLPCMPMLMHLNISNNNLNVLPQSLNCSHLRELSIRNNAFVSLNYSLILVLAAHLDVMYLSGNHFTCCDSNWLSVLNNSRIKIPDITQTECFTGDSSIPIEEYLKRSSLYCTRHIKGIHFGQIIIVILFVTVLITVFIMFTRKMCCLKTSFIV; this comes from the exons ATGGTCAAACACATGCTTGCTAATCTCCTACTACTATGGTCACTAGGCCATTGGATTCACACAACTGGGAAAATAGATGATGGTCCAAAG GAGCAATCTTGGCGAAACCAGAACCTTGATTCCATCCCTCTGGATTTGGATGTACGACTGAGAAGCCTCGACCTATCCAATAATGTCATCAGGCGGTTACACACACTTGATTTGCCATACTTGGAGCAGCTGGACTTGAGCAGCAACCAGCTGGAGCTCATCTCTGAGGGAGCTCTCGGAGACCTGGCTCTGCTTGAGAAGCTGAATTTGTCCATGAACGCGCTGAACAACAACCTTGACGGAAACAGCAAAGGCCTACAATCCATTGGTGGACTGAAGAATTTGGACATATCCCTGAACAGTTTGGGCTATGAAGCGACGAAACTGTATCTACGAAACAAATCTTCTCTTGAGCAACTCAAGATGAGTGGGAATTCTTTAACATGGCTCACACACTATTTGTTCAAAGAGAGTGAAAACCTAAGGAGCATTATTATTGATGACAATCTGATATCAACAATTGACAGCGGAACATTTGAACCGCTCGGAAAACTAGAAGATCTtaatttggccaaaaataaCCTTGTTTACATCTGTGATTTTAAACTACAGaaagttaaatatttaaatctAAGTAGAAATTCCATTGAGTTCTTTGTTACCGCTGAGGATAACCACATGTACAATCTTGAAATACTTGACCTTAGCCATAACAAACTACTTTATTTCCCCATTCTCCCGAAATTTAACCAATTGAAAtacctttatttacatcataATCTGGTGGGCACTTTAACTTCAGAGAAGTCAATGGTATCAGAGGTGAATTCCCTTTATAATGAAATCGTCAGAAAGGGTGATtttagaattagaaaaaataaacTCCACTCAACCTGGAGAATGATGCCACTGATCTATATTGACCTCAGCTATAACCACTTCACATCGTTTCCCCTGGAAACATTGAGCCTTCTCTCATCTTTGGAAGGGCTTGACTTCAGTTTTAACTGCGTGCAAAATCTCACATGGAATGTCCGACATGAAAGTGCATCCCAATACCACAGGCAGCTCTATTTCCACTCCTTAAAGTACCTGAACATGCAAAGCAATGGGCTCGTATCTGTTTCGCCGCTCTTTCTCAAGGCGCTCACACAAGTCGAGACACTAAATCTCCAAGACAACTCGGTGCAGCCTTGCGCTCCCGTGGGCCAAGTGTACAGCTCCTTATCACCACAGCAACTAAACGTCAACTCATCCTGTGTTGCCTTTGGAAAATTAAAAACTCTCAAACATCTGAGCCTTGAAGATAACAACATAAAGATTCTTCAGGCAAATGCATTCCAGCAAAGTTCTTTGGTGTCCCTCAATCTAGCTAGAAATTCTCACATGGTCATGCAAGTTGATTCACTGGATGACATAAAAGAAACTCTTCGCTCGTTAACGATCAGTGAAGTGAACATGACCAATTCCGAACTGTTCTTGCCctgcatgccaatgctaatgcatCTGAACATATCCAACAATAATCTAAATGTCTTACCACAGAGTTTAAATTGCTCTCATCTGAGAGAACTCAGCATAAGGAACAATGCCTTTGTGTCCTTGAACTACTCGTTGATTCTAGTGTTAGCAGCACACCTTGATGTTATGTATTTGAGTGGAAATCACTTTACCTGTTGTGACAGTAATTGGCTGAGCGTTCTGAATAATTCCAGGATTAAAATACCTGACATCACCCAAACTGAGTGCTTTACCGGTGACAGCAGTATCCCTATCGAAGAGTACTTGAAACGTTCTTCACTGTATTGTACACGTCACATAAAAGGGATTCACTTTGGACAAATCATTatagttattttgtttgtaactGTATTGATAACAGTGTTCATTATGTTCACTCGAAAAATGTGTTGTCTAAAAACGTCATTCATAGTGTGA